The Streptomyces phaeolivaceus genome has a window encoding:
- a CDS encoding glycoside hydrolase family 3 protein encodes MFGCYSFPNHVLAKRDDLGNGVEAASLRTALAEELPSVHWEFVQGCPIRDEDRSELPAAVTAAVDADLTVLVVGDKAGMFGIGTSGEGCDVEDLRLPGVQEELAEAVLATGKPVVLIVNSGRPYAVGRFASAAAAMVQVFLPGEEGGRAVARLLSGRANFSGKLPVQIPLSPGGQPYTYLHPPSATGRVSFRTSTPRPRSRSGTGCRTPRSRPTC; translated from the coding sequence ATGTTCGGCTGCTACAGCTTCCCCAACCATGTCCTGGCCAAGCGCGACGACCTCGGCAACGGCGTCGAGGCGGCCTCCCTGCGCACCGCACTGGCCGAGGAACTCCCCTCCGTTCACTGGGAGTTCGTACAAGGCTGCCCGATCCGGGACGAGGATCGCTCGGAACTCCCCGCCGCCGTGACGGCAGCCGTCGACGCGGACCTCACCGTCCTGGTCGTCGGCGACAAGGCCGGCATGTTCGGCATCGGCACCTCCGGCGAGGGTTGCGATGTGGAGGATCTGCGGCTGCCGGGTGTTCAGGAGGAACTGGCCGAGGCGGTGCTGGCGACCGGGAAACCCGTCGTGCTGATCGTCAACAGCGGACGGCCCTACGCCGTCGGGCGGTTCGCGTCCGCCGCCGCGGCCATGGTCCAGGTCTTCCTGCCGGGGGAGGAAGGCGGCCGGGCGGTGGCCCGGCTCCTGTCCGGCCGCGCCAACTTCAGCGGCAAGCTGCCCGTGCAGATCCCCCTCTCCCCGGGCGGTCAGCCGTACACCTACCTTCACCCGCCCTCGGCGACCGGCAGAGTTTCCTTTCGAACCTCGACCCCACGCCCGCGTTCCCGTTCGGGCACGGGCTGTCGTACACCACGTTCGAGACCGACCTGCTGA
- a CDS encoding response regulator transcription factor, which translates to MRGRPGAAVMGRGLCHEALEAAAGRGRGGTRAWLRGRRLAEAGGSGMLIGLADATRPPGGGSEAPYGSPDRTELTERLAALTARELETAELVAQGLTSQAIADRLYVSRRTVETHAYRAFRKTGVSSRTALAALMSRRRTGSRFGDARGEED; encoded by the coding sequence GTGCGCGGCCGACCTGGCGCGGCAGTGATGGGGAGGGGGCTCTGTCATGAAGCTCTGGAAGCGGCGGCGGGCCGTGGCCGGGGCGGAACGCGCGCCTGGCTCAGGGGGCGCCGGCTCGCCGAGGCGGGCGGCAGCGGAATGCTGATCGGCCTCGCCGACGCCACCCGTCCGCCCGGTGGCGGCTCCGAGGCCCCGTACGGTTCCCCGGACCGCACCGAACTCACCGAACGGCTCGCCGCCCTGACCGCCCGGGAGTTGGAGACAGCCGAGTTGGTGGCGCAGGGGCTCACCAGCCAGGCCATCGCGGACCGGCTCTACGTCAGCCGGCGCACCGTCGAAACCCATGCCTACCGCGCATTCCGCAAGACAGGGGTCTCCTCGCGCACCGCCCTGGCCGCGCTGATGTCCCGCCGCCGCACCGGGAGCCGTTTCGGGGACGCCCGCGGGGAAGAGGACTGA
- the dhaK gene encoding dihydroxyacetone kinase subunit DhaK, which yields MRMLINVAESVVADALRGMAVAHPELTVDVENRVVVRRDAPVDGKVGLVSGGGSGHEPLHGGFVGPGMLSAACPGEVFTSPVPDQMVRAAAAVDSGAGVLFIVKNYTGDVLNFDMAAELAEDEGIRIAKVLVNDDVAVTDSLYTAGRRGTGATLFVEKIAGAAAEEGQPLERVEALARQVNENSRSFGVALSACSTPAKGSPTFDLPAGELELGVGIHGEPGRERRAMMTSREIADFSVNAILDDMNPRNPVLLLVNGMGATPLLELYGFNAEVQRVLTERGVAVARTLVGNYVTSLDMAGASVTLCQVDEELLRLYDAPVRTPGLRWGV from the coding sequence ATGCGGATGCTCATCAACGTCGCGGAGAGCGTTGTCGCGGACGCGTTGCGGGGTATGGCGGTCGCGCATCCCGAGTTGACCGTGGATGTGGAGAACCGGGTGGTGGTGCGGCGGGACGCGCCGGTGGACGGGAAGGTGGGGCTCGTCTCCGGGGGCGGGTCGGGGCACGAGCCGTTGCACGGTGGGTTCGTGGGGCCCGGGATGCTGTCGGCGGCCTGTCCCGGTGAGGTGTTCACCTCGCCCGTGCCGGACCAGATGGTGCGGGCCGCCGCGGCCGTGGACAGCGGCGCCGGGGTGCTGTTCATCGTGAAGAACTACACCGGCGACGTACTGAACTTCGACATGGCCGCCGAACTCGCCGAGGACGAGGGCATCCGGATCGCCAAGGTGCTCGTCAACGACGACGTGGCGGTGACGGACAGTCTCTACACCGCCGGCCGGCGCGGTACGGGCGCGACCCTCTTCGTGGAGAAGATCGCGGGGGCCGCCGCCGAGGAGGGGCAGCCGTTGGAGCGGGTCGAGGCGCTGGCCCGGCAGGTGAACGAGAACTCCCGCAGTTTCGGGGTGGCGCTCAGCGCCTGCAGCACACCCGCCAAGGGCAGCCCGACCTTCGATCTCCCCGCCGGAGAGCTGGAGTTGGGCGTCGGCATCCATGGGGAGCCGGGGCGTGAGCGGCGGGCGATGATGACCTCCCGCGAGATCGCCGACTTCTCGGTGAACGCGATCCTCGACGACATGAACCCCCGCAACCCGGTGCTGCTGCTCGTCAACGGCATGGGCGCCACACCCCTGCTGGAGCTGTACGGCTTCAACGCGGAGGTGCAGCGCGTGCTCACCGAGCGCGGGGTCGCCGTGGCCCGCACCCTCGTCGGCAACTACGTCACCTCGCTCGACATGGCCGGTGCGTCGGTGACGCTGTGCCAGGTCGACGAGGAACTGCTGCGACTGTACGACGCGCCGGTGCGCACGCCGGGGCTGCGCTGGGGTGTGTGA
- the dhaL gene encoding dihydroxyacetone kinase subunit DhaL, translating into MLDADFFRRWMTATAASVEREAERLTALDSPIGDADHGSNLRRGFTAVVAVLEKDAPDTPGAVLVLAGRQLISTVGGASGPLYGTLLRRTGKALGEAAEVSEAQLTDALRAGVDAVMALGGAAPGDKTMIDALVPAVDALPESFAAARAAAEEGALATMPLQARKGRASYLGERSIGHQDPGATSAALLITALAGAAEAGEAADV; encoded by the coding sequence GTGCTCGACGCCGATTTCTTCCGTCGTTGGATGACGGCCACGGCGGCCTCGGTGGAGCGTGAGGCCGAGCGGCTCACGGCGCTCGACTCGCCGATCGGGGACGCCGACCACGGCAGCAATCTGCGCCGTGGGTTCACCGCCGTGGTGGCCGTACTGGAGAAGGACGCCCCGGACACACCCGGCGCCGTCCTCGTGCTCGCCGGGCGGCAGCTGATCTCGACCGTCGGCGGCGCGTCCGGCCCGTTGTACGGCACCCTGCTGCGCCGCACCGGAAAGGCGCTCGGTGAGGCCGCGGAGGTGAGCGAGGCCCAGTTGACGGACGCGCTGCGCGCCGGGGTCGATGCGGTGATGGCGCTGGGTGGGGCGGCGCCCGGCGACAAGACGATGATCGACGCGCTGGTGCCGGCGGTCGACGCGCTCCCCGAGTCGTTCGCCGCCGCGCGGGCCGCCGCCGAGGAGGGCGCCCTGGCGACCATGCCGTTGCAGGCCCGCAAGGGCAGGGCCAGTTACCTGGGCGAGCGGAGCATCGGGCACCAGGACCCCGGTGCCACCTCCGCCGCGCTGCTGATCACGGCCCTCGCCGGCGCCGCCGAGGCCGGGGAGGCCGCCGATGTCTGA
- a CDS encoding PTS-dependent dihydroxyacetone kinase phosphotransferase subunit DhaM, with protein sequence MSDGKRVGIVLVSHSAAVAASVAELARGLAGAGAGVPVAPAGGTEDGGLGTSAELISAAAASVDRGAGVAVLTDLGSAVLTVKALLAEGDELPADTRLVDAPFVEGAVAAVVTASTGADLAAVAAAASEAYTYRKE encoded by the coding sequence ATGTCTGACGGGAAGCGGGTGGGCATCGTGCTGGTCTCGCACAGTGCCGCCGTCGCCGCGTCGGTCGCCGAGTTGGCGCGGGGGCTGGCCGGTGCGGGTGCCGGGGTTCCCGTCGCCCCGGCCGGCGGCACCGAGGACGGCGGGCTGGGCACCAGCGCCGAGCTGATCTCGGCCGCGGCGGCCTCCGTGGACCGGGGCGCCGGGGTCGCGGTCCTCACCGACCTCGGCAGCGCGGTCCTCACCGTGAAGGCCCTCCTCGCCGAGGGGGACGAACTCCCCGCCGACACCCGTCTGGTCGACGCCCCGTTCGTCGAGGGCGCGGTCGCCGCGGTCGTCACGGCCTCGACGGGCGCGGACCTCGCGGCGGTGGCCGCCGCGGCCTCGGAGGCGTACACGTACCGGAAGGAGTGA
- a CDS encoding glycoside hydrolase family 75 protein has protein sequence MRVRSLTLAAVGAALLAPVALPALAHPQRPVHREGGVTAAELLAKARGCVRVSEGLYSSDAATPAVIPVCGADGAVFWKADMDIDCDGRPSTHCNRDTDPWFQPATSFLQSDGRYLSSETLPFIVVPVASRIWDHRVHGIKGGSVAAVIHEDRVQYAVVGDTGPQNIIGEASYATAEALGIRPDPRTGGTASGVTYIVFEDSKVTPIEDHEAAVELGEELAREWVGGASLRRGAAMRGGAAN, from the coding sequence GTGCGTGTCCGCTCATTGACGCTGGCCGCCGTCGGCGCCGCCCTGCTGGCCCCCGTCGCCCTGCCCGCCCTGGCCCATCCGCAGCGGCCGGTACACCGCGAGGGCGGTGTGACCGCCGCCGAACTGCTGGCGAAGGCGCGTGGCTGCGTCCGGGTCTCCGAGGGGCTCTACAGCAGTGACGCCGCCACCCCGGCCGTCATCCCGGTCTGCGGAGCCGACGGCGCGGTGTTCTGGAAGGCCGACATGGACATCGACTGCGACGGCCGGCCGAGCACGCACTGCAACCGCGACACCGACCCGTGGTTCCAGCCCGCCACGTCCTTCCTGCAGTCCGACGGCCGCTATCTCAGCTCCGAGACCCTGCCGTTCATCGTGGTCCCCGTCGCCAGCCGCATCTGGGACCACCGGGTCCACGGCATCAAGGGCGGCTCGGTCGCCGCCGTCATCCACGAGGACCGGGTCCAGTACGCCGTCGTGGGCGACACCGGCCCGCAGAACATCATCGGCGAGGCCTCCTACGCCACGGCCGAGGCCCTCGGCATCCGCCCCGACCCGCGCACCGGCGGGACCGCCTCCGGCGTCACCTACATCGTCTTCGAGGACTCCAAGGTGACGCCGATCGAGGACCATGAGGCGGCGGTGGAACTGGGGGAGGAGCTGGCACGGGAATGGGTCGGGGGCGCGTCGCTGCGCAGGGGAGCGGCGATGCGGGGCGGCGCGGCGAACTGA
- a CDS encoding fibronectin type III domain-containing protein — protein MRRVPLPARLLVPLLCGPLLLTAACASEESPGRRPPPAPPGVTAAAGSATSVHVMWNRASGDTEIAGYEVYRGRTKVKDVPGGTHMVDITRLRPSTTYVFTVRARDTAGGLGPPSAEVRARTPAAGTLDRRAPTRPGRLAAKAVGNRAVQLSWEPSTDDRDVVSYDILQGGSKIHGVGGEQTAAVVTGLRPGTRYSFTVRARDAADNVSPVSRTARLTTAPGAGDGRGTAPTGFRAAVRRTDGAYSVELSWLPPRVDGVITEYEIQLDGRPATTLVWGGTPPRDRATHGFYVGREAGVTYRVRIRAKLPDGTWGGFSAERAVTTGG, from the coding sequence GTGCGACGCGTTCCCCTACCGGCACGCCTCCTGGTGCCGCTGCTCTGCGGCCCGCTGCTCCTCACGGCCGCCTGCGCGAGCGAGGAGAGCCCCGGCCGACGTCCGCCGCCGGCCCCGCCCGGTGTCACCGCCGCCGCGGGCAGCGCCACCAGCGTGCACGTCATGTGGAACCGGGCCTCCGGGGACACCGAGATCGCCGGGTACGAGGTGTACCGGGGCCGTACCAAGGTGAAGGACGTGCCGGGCGGCACGCACATGGTGGACATCACCCGGCTCCGGCCGTCCACCACCTATGTGTTCACCGTGCGGGCCCGCGACACCGCCGGAGGCCTGGGGCCGCCCAGCGCGGAGGTCCGGGCCAGGACGCCCGCCGCCGGAACGCTCGACCGGCGGGCCCCGACCCGGCCGGGGCGCCTCGCCGCGAAAGCCGTCGGGAACAGGGCGGTGCAGCTGTCCTGGGAGCCGTCGACCGACGACCGGGACGTGGTGTCGTACGACATCCTGCAAGGCGGCTCGAAGATCCACGGTGTGGGCGGGGAGCAGACGGCGGCCGTGGTCACGGGGCTGCGGCCCGGCACCCGGTACTCCTTCACCGTGCGGGCGCGGGACGCGGCGGACAATGTCTCGCCGGTGAGCCGGACGGCACGGCTCACCACCGCGCCCGGTGCCGGCGACGGGCGGGGCACCGCGCCCACCGGGTTCCGCGCGGCCGTCCGCCGCACCGACGGGGCGTACTCCGTCGAGCTTTCCTGGCTGCCGCCGCGGGTCGACGGGGTGATCACGGAGTACGAGATCCAGCTCGACGGACGGCCCGCGACCACGCTCGTCTGGGGCGGGACCCCGCCCCGGGACCGGGCCACCCACGGCTTCTACGTGGGCCGGGAGGCCGGGGTGACGTACCGGGTGCGGATCCGCGCGAAGCTGCCGGACGGGACCTGGGGCGGGTTCTCGGCGGAGCGGGCGGTGACCACCGGCGGGTGA
- a CDS encoding PadR family transcriptional regulator yields MSLPHAILTALLEKPSSGLELTRRFDRSIGYFWSATHQQIYRELGKLEGEGHIRALPSERPARGQKKSYEVLPAGRAELARWTSAPQDPKPWRDALFVRLRAAAVVGTDGLEDDLRRHLVLHRRKLAEYEEIEKRDFGPGRDTAQDRLQHLILRAGIDLQTFWTQWLTNALEEFETLPGDTGAGEGNAGRL; encoded by the coding sequence ATGTCACTCCCGCACGCGATCCTCACCGCCCTGCTGGAAAAGCCCTCGTCGGGCCTTGAGCTGACCCGGCGGTTCGACCGGTCGATCGGCTACTTCTGGTCGGCGACGCACCAGCAGATCTATCGCGAGCTGGGAAAACTGGAGGGCGAGGGCCACATCCGCGCCCTGCCCTCCGAACGGCCCGCCCGGGGCCAGAAGAAGAGCTACGAGGTCCTCCCCGCCGGCCGCGCCGAACTGGCCCGCTGGACCTCCGCGCCCCAGGACCCCAAGCCGTGGCGCGACGCGCTCTTCGTCCGGCTGCGCGCCGCGGCCGTGGTCGGCACGGACGGTCTCGAGGACGATCTGCGGCGCCATCTCGTCCTGCATCGGCGGAAGTTGGCGGAGTACGAGGAGATCGAGAAGCGGGACTTCGGGCCCGGCCGGGACACGGCCCAGGACCGGCTCCAGCATCTGATCCTGCGGGCGGGCATCGACCTGCAGACCTTCTGGACCCAGTGGCTGACGAACGCCCTGGAGGAGTTCGAGACGCTGCCGGGTGACACCGGCGCCGGCGAGGGGAACGCGGGGCGGCTGTAG
- a CDS encoding NADPH-dependent 2,4-dienoyl-CoA reductase produces the protein MSRTTRYPHLLSPLDLGFTTLPNRVLMGSMHVGLEEAERGFERMAEFYAARARGGVGLIVTGGIAPNDAGRPYEGGAKLTTDAEADQHREITDAVHREGGRIAMQILHFGRYAYHRDLVAPSALQAPISPFVPHALTDAEVERTVDDYANTARLARRAGYDGVEIMGSEGYLINEFIAAGTNHRDDRWGGSYENRTRFPVEIVRRVREAVGEDFIVVYRLSMLDLVPGGSTFDEVVTLAKAVEAAGATIINTGIGWHEARIPTIATSVPRGAYTWVTKKLMGAVSVPLVTTNRINTPELAEELLADGHADMVSMARPMLADPDFVNKARDGRADAINTCIGCNQACLDHTFNLQITSCLVNPRACHETELVLSPTRLRKRVAVVGAGPAGLACAVSAAERGHEVTLFDAASEIGGQLNVARKVPGKQEFDETLRYFRTRLDEHGVDVRLNTRVAAEDLTATAYDEVVVATGVTPRTPELPGTDHPKVLGYLDVLRDNAPVGDRVAILGAGGIGFDVAEFLTDGGEKTSEDPAAYFRQWGVDMDYRAPGGLAAPERPAPPRSVHLLQRKTSKVGAGLGKTTGWIHRAELNHRGVTMVPGVQYDLIDDAGLHVTVDGVRQVLEVDTVVLCTGQDPRRDLYDALVAAGRSPHLIGGADVAAELDAKRAIKQGTELAAAL, from the coding sequence ATGAGCCGTACGACCCGCTACCCGCATCTGCTGAGCCCGCTCGACCTGGGCTTCACCACGCTCCCCAACCGTGTGCTCATGGGCTCCATGCACGTGGGCCTGGAGGAGGCCGAGCGCGGCTTCGAGCGGATGGCGGAGTTCTACGCGGCCCGCGCCCGAGGGGGAGTGGGCCTCATCGTCACCGGCGGCATCGCGCCCAACGACGCCGGACGCCCGTACGAGGGCGGCGCCAAGCTCACCACCGACGCCGAGGCCGACCAGCACCGCGAGATCACCGACGCCGTACACCGCGAGGGCGGCCGGATCGCGATGCAGATCCTGCACTTCGGCCGCTACGCCTACCACCGCGACCTGGTCGCCCCGAGCGCCCTCCAGGCCCCCATCAGCCCGTTCGTCCCGCACGCGCTCACCGACGCCGAGGTCGAGCGGACCGTCGACGACTACGCGAACACCGCCCGCCTCGCCCGCCGGGCCGGATACGACGGCGTGGAGATCATGGGCTCCGAGGGCTATCTGATCAACGAGTTCATCGCCGCCGGCACCAACCACCGCGACGACCGCTGGGGCGGCTCGTACGAGAACCGCACCCGCTTCCCCGTCGAGATCGTCCGCCGGGTCCGCGAGGCCGTCGGCGAGGACTTCATCGTCGTCTACCGGCTGTCGATGCTCGACCTCGTCCCCGGCGGGTCCACCTTCGACGAGGTGGTCACGCTGGCGAAGGCCGTCGAGGCGGCCGGCGCGACCATCATCAACACCGGCATCGGCTGGCACGAGGCCCGTATCCCCACCATCGCGACCTCCGTGCCGCGCGGCGCCTACACCTGGGTGACCAAGAAGCTCATGGGCGCGGTCTCCGTGCCGCTCGTCACCACCAACCGCATCAACACCCCCGAACTGGCCGAGGAGTTGCTCGCCGACGGCCACGCCGACATGGTGTCCATGGCCCGCCCGATGCTCGCCGACCCGGACTTCGTCAACAAGGCCCGCGACGGCCGCGCCGACGCCATCAACACCTGCATCGGCTGCAACCAGGCCTGCCTCGACCACACCTTCAACCTCCAGATCACCTCCTGCCTGGTCAACCCGCGCGCCTGCCACGAGACGGAACTCGTGCTCTCCCCGACCCGGCTGCGCAAACGCGTCGCGGTCGTCGGCGCGGGCCCCGCCGGACTCGCCTGCGCGGTGAGCGCCGCCGAACGCGGCCACGAGGTCACCCTGTTCGACGCCGCGAGCGAGATCGGCGGTCAGCTCAACGTCGCCCGCAAGGTCCCCGGCAAGCAGGAGTTCGACGAGACCCTGCGCTACTTCCGCACCCGACTCGACGAGCACGGCGTCGACGTACGCCTCAACACCCGGGTCGCGGCCGAGGACCTCACCGCCACGGCGTACGACGAGGTCGTCGTCGCCACCGGAGTCACCCCGCGCACCCCCGAACTCCCCGGCACCGACCACCCCAAGGTCCTCGGCTATCTGGACGTCCTGCGCGACAACGCCCCCGTCGGCGACCGCGTCGCGATCCTCGGCGCCGGCGGCATCGGCTTCGACGTCGCCGAGTTCCTCACCGACGGCGGCGAGAAGACGAGCGAGGACCCGGCCGCGTACTTCCGGCAGTGGGGCGTCGACATGGACTACCGCGCCCCCGGCGGCCTCGCCGCCCCCGAACGCCCCGCCCCGCCGCGCTCGGTCCACCTCCTCCAGCGCAAGACCTCCAAGGTCGGCGCCGGACTGGGGAAGACCACCGGCTGGATCCACCGCGCCGAACTCAACCACCGAGGCGTCACCATGGTCCCCGGCGTCCAGTACGACCTGATCGACGACGCCGGGCTGCATGTCACCGTCGACGGCGTCCGCCAGGTCCTGGAGGTCGACACGGTCGTCCTCTGCACCGGCCAGGACCCGCGCCGCGACCTCTACGACGCCCTGGTCGCCGCCGGACGGTCCCCGCACCTCATCGGCGGCGCCGACGTGGCGGCCGAACTGGACGCCAAGCGGGCGATCAAGCAGGGCACGGAACTGGCGGCGGCGCTGTAG
- a CDS encoding putative protein N(5)-glutamine methyltransferase: MPLLTTPSVVTALRAAGCVFAEDEAELILTTARTPDEAATMVDRRVAGLPLELVLGWAEFAGLRITVEPGVFVPRRRTEFLVERALAAVPTASVVVDLCCGSGAVGAALAASLDGAELHAADIDPAAVHCARRNLAPHGGHAHGGDLFAALPAHLRGRVDILAANVPYVPTGEVPFLPSEARDHEPLVALDGGTDGLDVLRRVAAEAPEWLAPGGCLLVETSERQAPTALATFRRSGLTARTAVSAEMHAHVVLGTLT; this comes from the coding sequence ATGCCACTTCTCACCACCCCCTCTGTCGTCACGGCACTTCGCGCCGCCGGTTGCGTCTTCGCCGAGGACGAGGCGGAGTTGATCCTCACCACCGCGCGCACCCCCGACGAGGCCGCCACCATGGTCGACCGTCGCGTCGCGGGCCTCCCCCTCGAACTCGTCCTCGGCTGGGCCGAGTTCGCGGGCCTGCGCATCACCGTGGAACCCGGCGTGTTCGTCCCCCGCCGCCGCACCGAGTTCCTCGTCGAGCGGGCCCTCGCCGCCGTCCCCACCGCCTCGGTCGTCGTCGACCTCTGCTGCGGCTCGGGCGCGGTGGGCGCAGCCCTGGCCGCCTCGCTCGACGGCGCCGAACTGCACGCGGCGGACATCGACCCGGCGGCGGTCCACTGCGCCCGACGCAACCTCGCGCCGCACGGCGGCCACGCCCACGGGGGCGACCTCTTCGCCGCGCTGCCCGCCCACCTCCGGGGCCGTGTCGACATCCTCGCGGCGAACGTCCCCTACGTCCCCACCGGTGAGGTCCCGTTCCTGCCGAGCGAGGCCCGCGACCACGAACCCCTCGTCGCCCTGGACGGCGGCACGGACGGCCTGGACGTCCTGCGCAGAGTCGCCGCCGAGGCCCCCGAGTGGCTCGCCCCCGGCGGCTGCCTCCTCGTCGAGACGAGCGAACGCCAGGCACCGACGGCCCTCGCCACCTTCCGCCGCTCCGGCCTCACCGCCCGCACGGCCGTCTCGGCGGAGATGCACGCCCACGTGGTCCTCGGCACCCTCACCTGA
- a CDS encoding GNAT family N-acetyltransferase, which yields MSEYVSGSEGAGTVPHVLDNPALASLTGPHAHFAERRGRVLRYPLDVSPWLALPDDPDADDWADLAALVGPGAEVPVPAYTGGFPADWEVTFDLEGVQLVDDGIAAAPDSEAVRLGPADVPEMLDLVERTQPGPFLPRTIELGTYLGIRRGGALVAMAGERLHPPGWTEISAVCTDPAFRGAGLATRLIHAVAHGIRERGETPFLHTSARNTTAIRLYESLGFRLRRTTRFMAARVPAIETGEERVGV from the coding sequence ATGTCCGAGTACGTGAGTGGCAGCGAGGGCGCGGGCACGGTGCCGCACGTCCTCGACAACCCCGCCCTCGCCTCCCTCACCGGGCCGCACGCCCACTTCGCCGAGCGGCGCGGGCGGGTACTGCGCTATCCCCTCGACGTCTCGCCGTGGCTGGCCCTCCCCGACGATCCCGACGCGGACGACTGGGCCGACCTCGCGGCACTGGTCGGCCCCGGCGCCGAGGTCCCGGTCCCGGCCTACACCGGGGGCTTCCCGGCCGACTGGGAGGTGACGTTCGACCTGGAGGGCGTCCAGCTCGTGGACGACGGGATCGCCGCCGCGCCGGACAGCGAGGCCGTACGGCTGGGTCCCGCCGATGTGCCCGAGATGCTGGACCTCGTCGAGCGCACCCAGCCCGGTCCCTTCCTGCCCCGCACGATCGAGCTCGGCACGTACCTCGGGATACGGCGGGGCGGCGCCCTGGTCGCCATGGCCGGGGAGCGGCTGCACCCGCCGGGCTGGACCGAGATCAGCGCGGTCTGCACCGACCCGGCGTTCCGCGGCGCGGGCCTCGCCACCCGCCTCATCCACGCCGTCGCCCACGGCATCCGCGAACGCGGCGAAACCCCCTTCCTCCACACCTCCGCGCGCAACACCACCGCCATCCGCCTCTACGAATCCCTCGGCTTCCGCCTCCGCCGCACCACCCGCTTCATGGCGGCCCGCGTACCGGCGATCGAGACGGGGGAGGAGCGGGTGGGGGTGTAG
- a CDS encoding sulfite oxidase-like oxidoreductase: MNVTRGFTGRPRVHNPGLPPGQYDAGDDWPVLSAEVTPDLTPADWTFRIDGLVAEPRSWDWDEAHTLPASAYEGDIHCVTSWSKFGVRFAGVSLDAFLDVVRPDASATHAVAYSHSGYTTNLPLADLTDGRAWIAWEYDGKPLPAEHGGPARLLVPHLYFWKSAKWIAGLRLLDHDEPGFWEQNGYHARGNPWEEQRYSGD; the protein is encoded by the coding sequence ATGAACGTCACCCGAGGCTTTACCGGGCGCCCCCGCGTCCACAATCCGGGGCTGCCGCCCGGCCAGTACGACGCCGGCGACGACTGGCCCGTCCTGTCGGCCGAGGTCACCCCGGACCTCACGCCCGCCGACTGGACGTTCCGGATCGACGGTCTGGTGGCGGAGCCGCGCTCCTGGGACTGGGACGAGGCGCACACCCTGCCCGCGTCCGCGTACGAGGGCGACATCCACTGTGTGACGAGCTGGTCGAAGTTCGGGGTGCGGTTCGCGGGTGTCTCGCTGGACGCGTTCCTGGACGTGGTCCGGCCCGACGCGTCCGCCACGCACGCGGTCGCGTACTCGCACAGCGGCTACACCACGAACCTCCCGCTGGCCGACCTCACCGACGGGCGCGCCTGGATCGCCTGGGAGTACGACGGCAAGCCGCTGCCCGCCGAGCACGGTGGTCCGGCGCGGCTGCTGGTGCCGCATCTGTACTTCTGGAAGAGCGCCAAGTGGATCGCGGGCCTGCGCCTCCTCGACCACGACGAGCCCGGCTTCTGGGAGCAGAACGGCTATCACGCGCGGGGCAACCCGTGGGAGGAACAGCGGTACTCCGGTGACTGA
- a CDS encoding ferredoxin reductase produces the protein MPTAAATAAPGSASAGPASTPPTRFAVPGRIAVSNRAAALWQTATLTEIRRETPAVSTFRFAVPCWAGHLPGQHLMLRLTAGDGYTAQRHYSLASPPDDAGHIELTLDHVEGGEVSGWFHTEARPGDEVEVRGPLSGFFAWPGDRPALLVGAGSGVVPLMSMIRHRRAAGLDVPLRLLVSARGPEELIHAAEYGAETTAVFTRRAPEGVPVGRLSAAHVAPLLAERPAGGWEAYVCGSNAFAEHASRLLVEAGQPVDRIRIERFG, from the coding sequence GTGCCGACGGCAGCGGCGACGGCAGCGCCCGGGTCGGCGTCGGCCGGGCCGGCCTCCACCCCGCCCACGCGGTTCGCCGTGCCCGGCCGGATCGCCGTGAGCAACCGGGCGGCGGCGCTCTGGCAGACGGCGACGCTGACGGAGATCCGCCGGGAGACGCCGGCCGTGTCCACGTTCCGGTTCGCGGTGCCGTGCTGGGCCGGACATCTGCCGGGGCAGCACCTGATGCTGCGGCTGACCGCCGGGGACGGTTACACGGCGCAGCGCCACTACTCGCTGGCGTCACCGCCGGACGACGCCGGGCACATCGAGCTGACCCTGGACCATGTCGAGGGCGGTGAGGTCTCCGGCTGGTTCCACACCGAGGCCCGGCCCGGCGACGAGGTCGAGGTGCGCGGCCCGCTCAGCGGCTTCTTCGCCTGGCCCGGGGACCGGCCCGCGCTGCTGGTCGGCGCGGGTTCCGGGGTCGTACCGCTGATGTCGATGATCCGCCACCGCCGGGCGGCCGGGCTCGACGTACCGCTGCGGCTGCTGGTGTCCGCGCGCGGGCCCGAGGAGCTGATCCACGCGGCGGAGTACGGCGCGGAGACCACGGCCGTGTTCACACGGCGGGCGCCCGAGGGGGTGCCGGTGGGGCGGCTGTCGGCGGCGCATGTCGCGCCGCTGCTGGCCGAGCGGCCGGCGGGCGGCTGGGAGGCGTATGTGTGCGGCTCCAACGCGTTCGCCGAGCACGCGTCCCGGCTGCTGGTCGAGGCCGGTCAGCCGGTGGACCGCATCCGCATCGAGCGCTTCGGCTGA